Proteins encoded in a region of the Burkholderia ubonensis subsp. mesacidophila genome:
- a CDS encoding ABC transporter substrate-binding protein, whose amino-acid sequence MPIPDLRRLVAAVALGCAAAHASAYPVTVRSCGRDVTFDRAPTRAVSNDANLTGMLLALGLKDRLVGYTGIGGWKTGNGRLRAALAGVPELASQYPSLEVLVAARADFYLAGWGYGMNVGGPVTPDTLAPFGIRTYELTESCSHVMSRPPASFDDVFRDLQNLGRIFAVEARARQVVDAMRKRLAAVARTVAAAGPPLRVFVYDSGTDKPTTAGGLAMPTALLAAAGARNVMDDLPRSWTQVSWESVVERDPQAIVIVDYSAVTAEQKQRFLMSQPALARVAAVRDRRFVVVPYDAATPGPENVTAVETIARALYPAAFARAPR is encoded by the coding sequence ATGCCGATCCCCGACCTGCGGCGCCTCGTCGCCGCCGTCGCGCTGGGCTGCGCCGCCGCGCACGCAAGCGCCTATCCCGTCACCGTGCGCAGCTGCGGCCGCGACGTGACGTTCGACCGCGCGCCGACCCGCGCCGTGAGCAACGACGCCAACCTGACCGGGATGCTGCTCGCGCTCGGCCTGAAGGACCGGCTCGTCGGGTATACGGGCATCGGCGGCTGGAAAACCGGCAACGGGCGGCTGCGCGCCGCGCTCGCCGGCGTGCCCGAACTCGCGAGCCAGTATCCGTCGCTCGAGGTGCTGGTCGCGGCGCGCGCCGATTTCTACCTCGCCGGGTGGGGCTACGGGATGAACGTCGGCGGCCCGGTGACGCCCGACACGCTCGCGCCGTTCGGCATCCGCACGTATGAACTGACGGAGTCGTGCTCGCACGTGATGTCGCGGCCGCCCGCGTCGTTCGACGACGTATTCCGCGACCTGCAGAACCTCGGCCGCATCTTCGCGGTGGAAGCCCGCGCCCGGCAGGTCGTCGATGCGATGCGCAAGCGGCTCGCGGCGGTTGCGCGCACGGTCGCCGCCGCCGGGCCGCCGCTGCGGGTGTTCGTCTATGACAGCGGCACCGACAAGCCGACGACGGCGGGCGGCCTCGCGATGCCGACCGCGCTGCTGGCCGCGGCCGGCGCGCGAAACGTGATGGACGACCTGCCGCGCAGCTGGACGCAGGTGAGCTGGGAGAGCGTCGTCGAACGCGATCCGCAGGCGATCGTGATCGTCGACTACTCGGCCGTGACCGCCGAGCAGAAGCAGCGCTTCCTCATGAGCCAGCCGGCGCTGGCGCGCGTCGCCGCCGTCCGCGACCGGCGCTTCGTGGTGGTGCCGTACGACGCGGCGACGCCGGGCCCGGAGAATGTCACGGCCGTCGAGACGATTGCGCGCGCGCTGTATCCGGCCGCGTTCGCGCGCGCGCCGCGATGA
- a CDS encoding ABC transporter ATP-binding protein, giving the protein MPTPMLSIDRVSWSPAGVPTVLDTVTLAVGAGEFVGLVGPNGSGKTSLLRCVFRYTRPDGGSVALDAQDVWRMRPRAVARRIAVLQQETPDDFGLTVDELAWMGRTPHKGLFDADTADDAGIVERALHDVGLLARRAQSFASLSGGEKQRALLARALVQQPELLLLDEPTNHLDLRHQLELLARVRRLGIPTLATIHDLNLAAAYCDRLYVLAHGQVVASGAPDDVLTEAMLRGVFGVAALVDRHPVTGRPRITPLHTPLHPE; this is encoded by the coding sequence ATGCCGACGCCGATGCTGTCGATCGATCGCGTGAGCTGGTCGCCCGCCGGCGTGCCGACCGTGCTCGACACGGTGACGCTTGCGGTCGGCGCGGGCGAGTTCGTCGGGCTCGTCGGCCCGAACGGCAGCGGCAAGACGAGCCTGCTGCGCTGCGTGTTCCGCTACACGCGGCCCGACGGCGGCAGCGTCGCGCTCGATGCGCAGGACGTCTGGCGCATGCGGCCGCGCGCGGTTGCGCGGCGGATCGCCGTGCTCCAGCAGGAGACGCCAGACGACTTCGGGCTGACCGTCGACGAGCTCGCGTGGATGGGCCGCACGCCGCACAAGGGGCTGTTCGACGCGGATACGGCCGACGACGCAGGAATCGTCGAGCGCGCGCTGCACGACGTCGGCCTGCTGGCGCGGCGCGCGCAGTCGTTCGCATCGCTGTCGGGCGGCGAGAAGCAGCGGGCGCTGCTGGCCCGCGCGCTCGTCCAGCAGCCGGAGCTGCTGCTGCTCGACGAGCCGACGAACCATCTCGACCTGCGCCATCAGCTCGAACTGCTCGCGCGGGTGCGGCGGCTCGGCATCCCGACGCTCGCGACGATTCACGATCTCAACCTCGCGGCGGCGTACTGCGACCGGCTCTACGTGCTCGCGCACGGCCAGGTGGTCGCGTCCGGCGCGCCGGACGACGTGTTGACGGAAGCGATGCTGCGCGGCGTGTTCGGCGTCGCCGCGCTCGTCGACCGTCATCCCGTCACGGGCCGGCCGCGCATTACTCCCCTTCATACGCCGCTTCATCCGGAATGA
- a CDS encoding TonB-dependent receptor — MTTSGALAAEAAAADAAPHALPAINVTAQGAPLDPLSRVLDTGSRLGLSSLDTPASVETVTAEAIAARGDHTVLDAATRATGFSSAASPGNGGTALSVRGFGGQESVTTLLDGVRLLPAAGTITFPFDAWSVDRIEVLRGPASVLYGEGAIGGVVNVVPKRPQSVRETTLQTGFETGGGKRVAFDTTGALGSRLSYRFYASDARANGLAARADTHTTAFGGALKFDASPRLTLTLDYDYGRQKPATYYGVPAPNGVLDSTLRKLNYNVGDATIAYYDQWTRLSATYRPTVGVRIDNQFYYLTSNRHWRNAESYALDASTGRVTRSDYLEIGHHQRQIGDRVSARLDGRVLGRANRFVIGAELNQITFDGSNNSPYRGESTVDAHGFDPGVFASPDPTVPQFSTRTRQAAIFAENRLEVLPRVAWVSGLRYDHVTYRREQAATGAGFDKRFANVGWRTGFVFEVTPTLSAYAQYTTGAEGLGSLVTLSASQANYRLATGEQWEAGVKQTLADGRAYWTFAVYDITKRNLLSTDPFNPALRQQVGRQSSRGVELTGGARLPHGWTVDANVALLRARYDEFNQTSGGVAHSRAGNVPANVPQQTANLWLGWAFAEGWQANAGVRYVGRTYGDDANRVSTPSYTVFDASLLWRPTSHVDLALYLRNLANRTYAVTTSNGGEQWLLGPARSAELVATLRF, encoded by the coding sequence ATGACGACTTCCGGCGCGCTTGCCGCGGAGGCCGCAGCGGCCGATGCCGCCCCGCACGCGCTGCCGGCGATCAACGTCACCGCGCAAGGCGCGCCGCTCGATCCGCTGTCGCGCGTGCTCGACACCGGTTCGCGGCTCGGCCTGTCGAGCCTCGATACGCCGGCGAGCGTCGAGACCGTCACGGCAGAGGCGATCGCCGCGCGCGGCGACCACACGGTGCTCGACGCGGCGACCCGCGCGACCGGCTTCTCGAGCGCGGCCTCGCCCGGCAACGGCGGCACCGCGCTGAGCGTGCGCGGCTTCGGCGGCCAGGAGTCGGTCACGACGCTGCTCGACGGGGTACGGCTCCTTCCCGCCGCGGGCACGATCACGTTTCCGTTCGATGCGTGGTCGGTCGACCGCATCGAGGTGCTGCGCGGTCCGGCGTCGGTGCTGTATGGCGAGGGCGCGATCGGCGGCGTCGTGAACGTGGTGCCGAAGCGGCCGCAGTCCGTCCGCGAGACGACGCTGCAGACGGGCTTCGAGACCGGCGGCGGCAAGCGCGTCGCGTTCGACACGACGGGCGCGCTCGGTTCGCGGCTGTCGTACCGGTTCTATGCGAGCGATGCGCGCGCGAACGGCCTCGCGGCACGGGCCGATACGCATACGACCGCGTTCGGCGGCGCGTTGAAGTTCGACGCGAGCCCGCGGCTCACGCTGACGCTCGACTACGACTACGGCCGCCAGAAGCCGGCGACTTACTACGGCGTGCCGGCCCCGAACGGCGTGCTCGATTCGACGCTGCGCAAGCTCAATTACAACGTCGGCGATGCGACGATTGCCTACTACGACCAGTGGACGCGGCTGTCGGCCACGTACCGGCCGACGGTCGGCGTGCGAATCGACAACCAGTTCTACTACCTGACGTCCAATCGCCACTGGCGCAATGCCGAGTCCTACGCGCTCGATGCGTCGACCGGCCGTGTGACGCGCAGCGACTACCTCGAGATCGGTCATCACCAGCGGCAGATCGGCGATCGCGTCAGCGCGCGACTCGACGGCCGCGTGCTGGGCCGCGCGAACCGCTTCGTGATCGGCGCGGAACTCAACCAGATCACGTTCGACGGCAGCAACAATTCGCCGTATCGCGGCGAATCGACGGTGGACGCGCATGGCTTCGATCCCGGCGTGTTCGCGAGCCCGGATCCGACTGTGCCGCAATTCAGCACGCGCACGCGCCAGGCCGCGATCTTCGCCGAGAACCGTCTGGAAGTGCTGCCGCGCGTCGCCTGGGTGAGCGGGCTGCGCTACGACCACGTCACGTATCGCCGCGAGCAGGCGGCGACGGGCGCCGGCTTCGACAAGCGCTTCGCGAACGTCGGCTGGCGCACCGGATTCGTGTTCGAGGTCACGCCGACGCTGTCCGCATACGCGCAATACACGACGGGCGCCGAGGGGCTCGGCTCGCTCGTGACGCTGTCGGCGTCGCAGGCGAACTACCGGCTCGCGACGGGCGAGCAGTGGGAGGCGGGCGTCAAGCAGACGCTCGCCGACGGCCGCGCGTACTGGACGTTCGCCGTATACGACATCACGAAGCGCAACCTGCTCAGCACCGACCCGTTCAACCCGGCGCTGCGCCAGCAGGTCGGCCGGCAGTCGTCGCGCGGCGTCGAGCTGACGGGCGGCGCGCGGCTGCCGCACGGCTGGACGGTCGACGCGAACGTCGCGCTGCTGCGCGCGCGCTACGACGAATTCAACCAGACGAGCGGCGGCGTCGCGCATTCGCGCGCCGGCAACGTGCCGGCCAACGTGCCGCAGCAGACCGCGAATCTGTGGCTCGGCTGGGCGTTCGCGGAGGGCTGGCAGGCGAATGCCGGCGTGCGCTACGTCGGCCGCACCTACGGCGACGATGCGAACCGCGTGTCGACGCCGTCGTACACGGTGTTCGACGCGTCGTTGCTGTGGCGCCCGACGTCGCACGTCGACCTCGCGCTCTATCTGCGCAATCTCGCGAACCGCACATATGCGGTGACGACGTCGAACGGCGGCGAGCAATGGCTGCTCGGCCCCGCGCGTTCGGCGGAGCTCGTCGCGACGCTGCGCTTCTAG
- a CDS encoding aldolase catalytic domain-containing protein, producing MNDIIITDVTLRDGGYRNNFNFTTDFAVETTRRLAQAGVPYVEIGYRKGSFVRKSEHGLTSAVDESYIDALVDAADGKTNLCVMVHPRNIDDSDLAMLADRGVAMVRVCLRRDQLDDGVATIASVKRHGLKVSANVTHVTTMPLAAITEMSVRAEDAGADIVVYADSNGNMIPSDTERLISKLASRVAVPLGFHAHNNLSLALSNALAAVDAGAEYIDASLCGMGKGAGNLHLSMIAAYLDRLDAPTRYDLVKVLELSSYAAQHVTESSQPAPLVDIMLGAYNISFDAKQKIAATIADNSESEWFRTLRRVRDQRKAGEADTAQQHVAPARRQTEARVGAL from the coding sequence ATGAACGACATCATCATCACCGACGTGACCCTGCGGGATGGCGGCTATCGGAACAACTTCAATTTCACGACCGACTTCGCCGTCGAGACGACGCGCAGGCTCGCGCAGGCGGGCGTCCCGTACGTCGAGATCGGGTATCGGAAAGGGTCGTTCGTGCGCAAGAGCGAACACGGGCTCACCAGCGCGGTCGACGAAAGCTATATCGACGCGCTCGTCGACGCCGCAGACGGAAAAACGAATCTCTGCGTGATGGTGCACCCGCGGAACATCGACGACAGCGACCTGGCGATGCTCGCGGATCGCGGCGTCGCGATGGTGCGCGTCTGCCTGCGCCGAGATCAGCTGGACGACGGTGTCGCCACGATCGCGAGCGTGAAGCGGCACGGGCTGAAGGTCAGCGCGAACGTCACGCACGTGACGACGATGCCGCTCGCCGCCATCACCGAAATGTCGGTGCGCGCCGAGGATGCGGGCGCGGATATCGTCGTCTATGCCGACTCGAACGGCAACATGATCCCGTCGGACACGGAGCGGCTGATCAGCAAGCTCGCGAGCCGCGTCGCGGTGCCGCTCGGCTTCCATGCGCACAACAACCTGTCGCTCGCGCTGTCGAACGCCCTCGCCGCGGTCGACGCCGGCGCCGAGTACATCGACGCGTCGCTGTGCGGCATGGGCAAGGGCGCCGGCAACCTGCACCTGAGCATGATCGCCGCGTACCTCGACCGGCTCGACGCGCCGACCCGCTACGACCTCGTCAAGGTGCTCGAACTGTCGTCGTACGCCGCGCAGCACGTCACCGAGAGCAGCCAGCCCGCACCGCTCGTCGACATCATGCTCGGCGCGTACAACATCTCGTTCGACGCGAAGCAGAAGATCGCGGCGACGATCGCCGACAACTCCGAATCCGAGTGGTTCCGGACGCTGCGGCGCGTGCGCGACCAGCGCAAGGCCGGCGAAGCCGACACCGCGCAGCAACACGTGGCGCCCGCACGCCGCCAGACCGAAGCGCGCGTAGGAGCACTCTGA
- a CDS encoding isocitrate/isopropylmalate dehydrogenase family protein: MNARNNIEPGRPQSPLRICVLPGDGIGVEVTHAALPVLDALGIPSQLSLGEIGWECWRAGGDPIPDATWDKIAASDATLLGAITSKPMREAEGELAAELRGTGLQYVSPVIQLRQKLSLFANVRPIVDVLGPDRYRFAVIRENTEGLYAGLDFPAIPAEFEPVLARHEKAGAPWKHVAAADATMAVRLQTRDGLTRLFRFAFDYARRHGFDKVTLADKPNVLRHSGAFARDIIEAVAADYPGIAVGIDNVDAVALWMVRRPERFGVIVAENMFGDILSDLGAGVMGGLGLAPSANIGESGAYFEPVHGSAPAHAGLGKANPSAMFLTIALLLDHYGYANEAVAIRSAVCDVARSDCRTYDLGGASTTREVADAIIERCALELSSIQS, from the coding sequence ATGAATGCGCGCAACAACATCGAACCGGGCCGGCCGCAGTCGCCGCTGCGCATCTGCGTGCTGCCGGGCGACGGCATCGGCGTCGAGGTCACGCACGCCGCGCTGCCGGTGCTCGACGCGCTCGGCATTCCGAGCCAACTGAGCCTCGGCGAAATCGGCTGGGAATGCTGGCGCGCCGGCGGCGACCCGATTCCCGACGCGACCTGGGACAAGATCGCCGCGAGCGACGCAACGCTGCTCGGCGCCATCACCAGCAAGCCGATGCGCGAGGCCGAAGGCGAACTCGCGGCCGAGCTGCGCGGCACGGGGTTGCAGTACGTATCGCCCGTCATCCAGCTGCGGCAGAAACTCAGTCTCTTCGCGAACGTGCGGCCGATCGTCGACGTGCTGGGCCCGGACCGCTACCGGTTCGCGGTCATTCGCGAGAACACCGAGGGCCTGTATGCCGGGCTGGATTTCCCGGCGATTCCCGCGGAATTCGAGCCGGTGCTGGCGCGGCACGAAAAGGCCGGTGCGCCGTGGAAGCACGTCGCGGCGGCGGACGCCACGATGGCCGTGCGGCTGCAGACCCGCGACGGCCTCACCCGCCTGTTCCGCTTCGCGTTCGACTACGCGCGGCGACACGGCTTCGACAAGGTGACGCTCGCCGACAAGCCCAACGTGCTGCGCCATAGCGGCGCGTTCGCGCGGGACATCATCGAAGCGGTCGCCGCCGACTATCCGGGGATTGCCGTCGGCATCGACAACGTCGACGCCGTCGCGCTGTGGATGGTCAGGCGTCCGGAGCGGTTCGGCGTGATCGTCGCGGAAAACATGTTCGGCGACATCCTGTCGGATCTCGGCGCAGGCGTCATGGGCGGCCTCGGGCTCGCGCCCAGCGCGAACATCGGCGAATCCGGCGCGTACTTCGAGCCGGTGCACGGCAGCGCGCCCGCGCATGCCGGGCTCGGCAAGGCCAACCCGAGCGCGATGTTCCTCACGATCGCGCTGCTGCTCGATCACTACGGCTACGCGAACGAGGCGGTTGCGATCCGCTCGGCGGTGTGCGACGTCGCGCGCTCCGATTGCCGCACCTACGACCTGGGCGGCGCGTCGACGACGCGCGAGGTCGCCGACGCGATCATCGAGCGCTGCGCGCTCGAACTGTCGTCGATCCAATCCTAG
- a CDS encoding RraA family protein, which produces MTSTPPVANDHALLAACRNLDTACLSDALDSLRISGGLHGLAPRVPGARCAGFAYTVRYEPVSDTAGFRNAANYIDDVPADSVVVSSNAGRTDCTVWGDILTHVALSRNIRGTVIDGAARDIGTVRQFNYPLFSRAVFMQTGKNRAQLQATQVPVDVSGVVVHPGDLIVCDDNGCIAIPRQHAEEVIRRALAIEQTESRIIAAVTEGASLADARRLHRYDQPWLPATGANAS; this is translated from the coding sequence ATGACCAGCACTCCACCCGTCGCGAACGACCACGCGCTCCTGGCCGCCTGCCGGAATCTCGACACCGCCTGCCTGTCGGATGCGCTCGACAGCCTGCGCATCTCGGGCGGCCTTCACGGCCTCGCGCCGCGCGTGCCGGGCGCCCGCTGCGCGGGCTTCGCGTACACGGTCCGCTACGAGCCGGTGAGCGACACCGCCGGCTTCAGGAACGCCGCGAACTACATCGACGACGTGCCCGCCGATTCGGTAGTCGTCTCGAGCAACGCGGGCCGCACCGACTGCACGGTCTGGGGCGACATCCTCACGCACGTCGCGCTCAGCCGGAACATCCGCGGGACCGTCATCGACGGCGCCGCGCGCGACATCGGCACCGTCCGGCAATTCAACTACCCGCTGTTCAGCCGCGCGGTCTTCATGCAGACCGGGAAGAACCGCGCGCAGCTTCAGGCCACCCAGGTGCCGGTCGACGTGAGCGGTGTCGTCGTGCATCCCGGCGACCTGATCGTGTGCGACGACAACGGCTGCATCGCGATCCCGAGGCAGCACGCCGAAGAAGTGATCAGGCGCGCGCTCGCGATCGAGCAGACCGAATCGCGCATCATCGCCGCGGTCACCGAAGGCGCGAGCCTCGCCGACGCCCGCCGCCTGCATCGCTACGACCAGCCGTGGCTGCCGGCCACCGGCGCGAACGCGAGCTGA
- a CDS encoding NAD(P)H-dependent flavin oxidoreductase: protein MTAITSPITRLFGIRHPVVLAPMGGVSGGRLAGAVSRAGGLGLVGASYGDPDWMRAELGLMSDVDAPWGVGLVMFTVEKNMQLLDLALSYRPKVVALSFGNPNLFVGRIKAQGALAVVQVHDVDQALLAVDAGADALIVQGAEAGGHNLRRALFPLLPAVRDAVGDAYPLIAAGGIADGRGAAAALALGANAVMLGTRFVATDESLATPKMRQRLIDSTEKDTVRTRAFDLVRGIEWPAQYSGRALANDFSAQWVGREHELKNAPDAVREAYVQAIRDDDVGTRAIWAGEVSDLVREVSPAADVVRSIAHDAARHLTQLGEAFQPEVA, encoded by the coding sequence ATGACTGCCATCACTTCGCCAATCACCCGCCTGTTCGGCATCCGCCATCCCGTCGTGCTCGCCCCGATGGGCGGCGTGTCGGGCGGCCGCCTGGCCGGCGCCGTCTCCCGCGCCGGCGGCCTCGGCCTCGTCGGCGCGAGCTACGGCGACCCGGACTGGATGCGCGCCGAGCTCGGCCTGATGTCGGACGTCGACGCGCCCTGGGGCGTCGGGCTCGTGATGTTCACGGTCGAGAAGAACATGCAGCTGCTCGACCTCGCGCTCTCGTATCGCCCGAAGGTCGTCGCGCTGTCGTTCGGCAATCCGAACCTGTTCGTCGGCAGGATCAAGGCGCAAGGCGCACTCGCCGTCGTCCAGGTGCACGATGTCGACCAGGCGCTGCTCGCCGTCGACGCGGGCGCGGACGCACTGATCGTGCAAGGCGCCGAAGCGGGCGGCCACAACCTGCGACGCGCGCTCTTTCCGCTGCTTCCCGCGGTGCGCGACGCGGTCGGCGACGCGTACCCGCTGATCGCCGCCGGCGGCATCGCGGACGGGCGCGGCGCGGCCGCCGCCCTCGCGCTCGGCGCGAACGCCGTGATGCTCGGCACGCGCTTCGTCGCGACCGACGAGTCGCTGGCGACCCCGAAAATGCGGCAGCGCCTCATCGACTCGACCGAAAAGGACACCGTGCGCACGCGCGCGTTCGATCTCGTCCGCGGGATCGAATGGCCGGCCCAGTATTCGGGCCGCGCGCTCGCGAACGACTTCTCCGCACAGTGGGTCGGGCGCGAACACGAGCTCAAGAACGCGCCCGACGCCGTGCGCGAAGCCTATGTGCAGGCGATTCGCGACGACGACGTCGGCACGCGTGCGATCTGGGCGGGCGAGGTGTCGGATCTCGTGCGCGAGGTCAGCCCGGCGGCCGACGTCGTGCGAAGCATCGCGCACGATGCGGCCCGTCACCTGACGCAGCTCGGCGAAGCGTTTCAGCCCGAGGTCGCCTGA
- a CDS encoding DUF6282 family protein, with protein MTDITQATFIDVHYHAGPDAYVRRRSALDAGARYREAGGWVVLKNHLGCTAAQAWEAQQAGLPVSASIVLNEIAGGIDRRAVERSLCQHGEGPVRLVVHLPTVTGRKHASRLARERSHPILDRRAIAPCTVSDADGRLKDSVVDILRMARDYPLVISTGHANRDEVYRLVDAALHHDVPRLMLNQPANPLTGLRAAELRDIASAPMVYVEQTALTYLLGYQDAEDFRAVLADVPRVVYSSDLGQTSQPDIPDWLRTSSGWFDTFGLSRERIDAITRVNPLALLT; from the coding sequence ATGACCGATATCACCCAGGCCACGTTCATCGACGTGCACTACCACGCGGGGCCCGACGCATACGTGCGTCGCCGTTCCGCGCTCGACGCGGGCGCGCGCTACCGCGAAGCCGGCGGCTGGGTCGTCCTGAAGAATCATCTCGGATGCACGGCCGCGCAGGCCTGGGAAGCGCAGCAGGCGGGCCTTCCCGTGTCGGCGTCGATCGTGCTCAACGAGATCGCCGGCGGCATCGACCGGCGCGCGGTCGAGCGCTCGCTCTGCCAGCACGGCGAGGGGCCCGTCCGCCTGGTCGTCCACCTACCGACCGTGACGGGCCGCAAGCATGCGAGCCGGCTCGCGCGGGAACGCAGCCACCCGATTCTGGACCGGCGCGCCATCGCGCCCTGCACCGTGTCGGACGCCGACGGCCGGCTGAAGGACAGCGTCGTCGACATCCTGCGCATGGCGCGCGACTACCCGCTCGTGATCTCGACCGGCCACGCGAACCGCGACGAGGTGTATCGCCTCGTCGACGCGGCGCTTCACCACGACGTGCCGCGGCTGATGCTCAACCAGCCCGCGAATCCGCTCACGGGGCTTCGCGCGGCCGAATTGCGCGACATCGCGAGCGCGCCGATGGTGTACGTCGAGCAGACCGCGCTCACCTACCTGCTCGGCTACCAGGACGCCGAGGATTTTCGCGCGGTGCTGGCCGACGTCCCGCGCGTCGTCTACAGCTCGGATCTCGGCCAGACGAGCCAGCCGGACATCCCGGACTGGCTGCGGACGTCGTCCGGGTGGTTCGACACATTCGGGCTGTCCCGCGAGCGCATCGACGCCATCACCCGCGTCAATCCGCTCGCGCTGCTGACCTAG
- a CDS encoding LLM class flavin-dependent oxidoreductase, which translates to MANQTYASRKPNPMLTSTNQMKLGVFALNIEGGCTFTRAPERLKADDWLGNLKVAKAADRAGFEALLPVGRWRGFGGDSNPMGVSYETYTWAAGLASVTDQIGILTTSHVSTVHPLFAAKQATTIDHISGGRFGLNIICGWNSAEMKMFDGTMREHDERYDHADEWIEVARRAWTHQGEFDLKGKYFNIERGFSEPKPLNRPFLMNAGGSPRGKRFCAQHCDAAYLIVKYQDGEDVARAQIQSYRDLARKEFGRDLQIWCYAYVIQRDTLAEAERDLDYYVNQMGDELACTNVTKEIGIESGMFKSTEDAERFRYHIKAGFAGVPLVGTPEMIVSQFQKYSDWGIDGICLTWLDYHSGIQDFVDGVLPLMEDAGLRGTYPQARVRIA; encoded by the coding sequence ATGGCCAATCAGACTTACGCGTCCCGCAAGCCCAACCCGATGCTGACGAGCACCAATCAAATGAAGCTGGGCGTATTCGCGTTGAACATCGAAGGCGGCTGCACGTTCACCCGCGCGCCCGAGCGCCTGAAGGCGGACGACTGGCTCGGCAACCTGAAGGTCGCGAAGGCCGCCGACCGCGCAGGCTTCGAGGCGCTGCTGCCGGTCGGCCGGTGGCGCGGCTTCGGCGGCGACAGCAACCCGATGGGCGTGTCGTACGAAACCTATACGTGGGCCGCGGGGCTCGCGTCGGTCACCGACCAGATCGGCATCCTCACGACGTCGCACGTGTCGACCGTGCACCCGCTGTTCGCGGCCAAGCAGGCCACCACGATCGATCACATCAGCGGCGGCCGTTTCGGGCTGAACATCATCTGCGGCTGGAACAGCGCGGAGATGAAGATGTTCGACGGTACGATGCGCGAGCACGACGAGCGCTATGACCACGCGGACGAGTGGATCGAGGTCGCCCGCCGCGCATGGACCCATCAGGGCGAGTTCGACCTGAAGGGCAAGTACTTCAACATCGAGCGCGGCTTCTCGGAGCCGAAGCCGCTCAACCGGCCGTTCCTGATGAACGCCGGCGGCTCGCCGCGTGGCAAGCGGTTCTGCGCGCAGCATTGCGATGCGGCGTACCTGATCGTCAAGTACCAGGACGGCGAGGACGTCGCGCGCGCGCAGATCCAGTCGTACCGCGATCTCGCCCGCAAGGAATTCGGCCGCGACCTCCAGATCTGGTGCTATGCGTACGTGATCCAGCGCGACACGCTCGCGGAAGCCGAACGCGATCTCGACTACTACGTGAACCAGATGGGCGACGAGCTGGCCTGCACGAACGTGACGAAGGAAATCGGCATCGAAAGCGGCATGTTCAAGTCGACCGAGGACGCCGAGCGCTTCCGCTACCACATCAAGGCCGGGTTCGCCGGCGTGCCGCTCGTCGGGACGCCGGAAATGATCGTCTCGCAGTTCCAGAAGTATTCGGACTGGGGCATCGACGGCATCTGCCTCACGTGGCTCGACTATCACTCGGGCATCCAGGACTTCGTCGACGGCGTGCTGCCGCTGATGGAGGACGCAGGCCTGCGGGGCACGTATCCGCAGGCGCGCGTGCGGATCGCGTGA
- a CDS encoding flavin reductase family protein: protein MKGQAMLDHSQPDDAVVASFKKAMRRLTSTISIIATHEGSERFGMVATAVSSVSSDPPAILVCINRSASICEPLLRRRRFSVNLLRSDQSHLIPVFSGKVPSRERFAYGTWDERHALPFLAGAQANLFCDVDGQFAYGSHEVVVGRVRAASAADAVSPLLWQDGMPAGACALPELRAPAHGIHEAGLATPA, encoded by the coding sequence ATGAAGGGTCAAGCCATGCTCGATCACTCCCAGCCCGACGACGCCGTCGTCGCGAGCTTCAAGAAAGCGATGCGGCGTCTGACGTCGACGATTTCCATCATCGCGACGCACGAAGGATCCGAGCGGTTCGGGATGGTGGCGACCGCCGTCAGCTCCGTTTCGTCGGATCCGCCGGCCATCCTCGTCTGCATCAACCGGTCGGCGAGCATCTGCGAGCCGCTGCTGCGCCGGCGGCGCTTCTCGGTGAACCTGCTGCGCTCCGATCAGAGTCACCTGATTCCGGTGTTCTCCGGCAAGGTGCCGAGCCGCGAGCGCTTCGCATACGGCACGTGGGACGAGCGCCACGCGCTGCCGTTCCTCGCCGGCGCGCAAGCGAACCTGTTCTGCGACGTCGACGGCCAGTTCGCGTACGGCAGCCATGAGGTCGTCGTCGGCCGGGTTCGCGCGGCGAGCGCGGCGGACGCCGTTTCCCCGCTGTTGTGGCAGGACGGCATGCCCGCCGGCGCCTGTGCGCTGCCGGAGCTGCGCGCGCCGGCACACGGCATCCATGAAGCCGGGCTCGCGACGCCGGCGTGA